A genomic segment from Eriocheir sinensis breed Jianghai 21 chromosome 46, ASM2467909v1, whole genome shotgun sequence encodes:
- the LOC126980955 gene encoding TM2 domain-containing protein CG10795-like: MKELRSKIRQAGLTKIYRIWLVVLLMAAKVYGEYYYVANCSSLLPGQYLCNELNIDPQNQQLKGCTKEGYARIPCTSAPGIICRETNNGTFEREVPCRYTNGYSYETALLLSVFLGMFGIDRIYLGYYAVGLAKFCTLGFLFLGQLIDIILIATQTIGPADGSHYVISYFGAGITVIRMDNTTHRMPQEDWVLGQGSKEL; the protein is encoded by the exons ATGAAAGAATTGAGAAGCAAGATTAGACAAGCAGGGCTGACTAAGATTTACAGAATCTGGTTAGTCGTATTGCTGATGGCAGCTAAGGTGTATGGGGAATATTATTATGTTGCCAACTGTTCATCCCTGTTGCCTGGACAATATCTGTGCAATGAGCTGAACATTGACCCCCAAAACCAGCAACTCAAAGGATGCACCAAGGAGGGCTATGCTCGTATCCCCTGCACTTCAGCTCCAGGCATTATTTGCCGAGAAACCAACAATGGCACTTTTGAACGCGAGGTGCCCTGCAG ATACACAAATGGCTACTCATATGAGACAGCGTTGCTTCTATCAGTGTTTCTGGGCATGTTTGGCATTGATCGCATCTACTTGGGATACTATGCTGTTGGGCTGGCCAAGTTCTGTACCCTTGGCTTCCTCTTCCTTGGACAACTGATAGATATTATCCTTATTGCTACCCAAACCATTGGGCCAGCTGATGGGTCGCATTATGTCATCAGTTACTTTGGAGCTGGCATTACAGTGATTCGCATGGATAACACCACACACAGGATGCCTCAAGAGGACTGGGTCTTAGGTCAGGGCTCTAAGGAGCTctag